The Geminocystis sp. M7585_C2015_104 nucleotide sequence AAAGGGCCAAAGGGGATGGGTTGTTGTCTTTTGATTAACTTGAGGGCAATAGCTGTGATGCCTATGATGCTACCATAGGCACAGGCAAAAAAGGCGGTTAAGACAATTCCTTGCCATCCCATCCATACACCTATCATAGCGGCCAACTTGGGATCTCCGCCACCCATTGCTGGTTTCCCTAACAGGAGACTGCCTACTATACTGATTATGTCAAATAGCCAAATGCCTACCACCCCTCCTAAAACTGCTGAGAATGAAAAGAAAGCAAAGCCACTTATTCCGTTGTCTACTAATCCCACTAATCCCTGCCAGATTAACCCCACTATCAAGCCTGACTGGGTGAGACTGTTAGGAAGTGTCATGGTATCTATGTCAATCAAGGCTAGTGGTATTAACCAGCTGATGAGGAGAAGATAGGTAAGGGTTAGCCAGGAAAAACCGAATTGATGATAGATAAGACTAAATAGGAAGGCTGTGGTTGCCTCTACTAGGGGATAGCGTGGAGAAATGGTTGCCTTACACCAACGACATTTGCCTTTTAACCATAACCAGCCAAAAATTGGTATATTCTCTGTTATACCTAGGGTATGTGAACATTTTGGACAATGGGAAGGGGGATAGATGATGGACATACCTGCTGGGATGCGATAGACTACTACATTTAAAAAACTGCCAACACATGCACCAAAGGCAAATACTATCAGTAGGATAATACCTTCT carries:
- a CDS encoding prepilin peptidase, with product MAEGIILLIVFAFGACVGSFLNVVVYRIPAGMSIIYPPSHCPKCSHTLGITENIPIFGWLWLKGKCRWCKATISPRYPLVEATTAFLFSLIYHQFGFSWLTLTYLLLISWLIPLALIDIDTMTLPNSLTQSGLIVGLIWQGLVGLVDNGISGFAFFSFSAVLGGVVGIWLFDIISIVGSLLLGKPAMGGGDPKLAAMIGVWMGWQGIVLTAFFACAYGSIIGITAIALKLIKRQQPIPFGPFLVLGCITVILWGERLMSSYLEYMGI